One Pseudomonas abieticivorans genomic region harbors:
- a CDS encoding LysR family transcriptional regulator encodes MDRLNAMRVFVSVVELGSQSAAAEHLQLSRPVVSRYLAELEDWIGARLMHRTTRKLSLTAAGLETLPRCQQMLELSGDLQAIGRTPRDTPKGELRVSVSTSFGQAQLIDALTDYIRRYPEVKIDLQMLDRTVNLVDERIDLAIRTSNDLDPNLIARQLTVCRSVICAAPAYLQTHGTPLQVQDLGLHNCLTHAYFGKHLWHFEQADGPVSVAVQGNLSANDAVSLQKAALAGAGVAMLPTYLAGAPLRRGELLALLPHARPRELNLHAVYASRKHMPVALRSLLDFLAARFTPEPSWDQGLFDKVLSTR; translated from the coding sequence ATGGATCGTTTGAACGCAATGCGGGTGTTTGTGAGCGTGGTGGAGCTGGGCAGCCAATCGGCGGCGGCGGAACACCTGCAACTGTCGCGCCCGGTGGTGTCACGCTACCTGGCCGAACTTGAGGACTGGATCGGCGCACGCCTGATGCACCGCACCACGCGCAAATTGAGCCTGACGGCCGCAGGCCTTGAAACCCTGCCCCGCTGCCAGCAGATGCTCGAGTTGAGTGGCGACCTGCAGGCCATCGGCCGCACACCCCGGGACACGCCCAAGGGCGAGTTGCGCGTCAGTGTCAGCACCTCGTTCGGCCAGGCGCAGTTGATCGATGCATTGACCGATTACATACGGCGCTACCCTGAGGTGAAGATCGACCTGCAGATGCTGGATCGCACGGTCAATCTGGTGGACGAGCGCATCGACCTGGCCATCCGAACCAGCAATGACCTGGACCCCAACCTGATCGCCCGCCAGCTCACGGTGTGCCGTTCGGTGATCTGCGCGGCGCCCGCTTATCTGCAAACCCACGGCACGCCGCTTCAGGTGCAGGACCTGGGCCTGCACAATTGCCTGACGCACGCCTACTTCGGCAAACACCTGTGGCATTTCGAGCAAGCCGATGGCCCCGTGTCAGTGGCGGTGCAGGGCAACCTGAGCGCCAACGACGCGGTGTCATTGCAAAAGGCTGCATTGGCCGGGGCCGGCGTGGCCATGCTGCCGACCTACCTGGCCGGCGCGCCGTTGCGTCGGGGCGAACTGCTTGCCTTGCTACCCCATGCCCGCCCGCGCGAGCTCAACCTGCACGCCGTGTATGCCTCACGCAAACACATGCCGGTGGCCCTGCGCAGCCTGCTGGACTTCCTGGCCGCACGCTTTACACCCGAGCCGTCGTGGGACCAGGGCCTGTTCGATAAGGTCTTATCCACACGCTGA
- a CDS encoding MBL fold metallo-hydrolase, with protein sequence MRTFKRWLAVLAVSAGLGNAWAFADEPLHLQVYNPGTAAVFPVSSVLVSGRHEAILVDAQFGQRQAQAVVELIKASGKQLTTIYISHGDPDYYFGLQTLTQAFPQAKVLASKPTVAHIKATVADKLAFWGPKMGADKPTRTVIPNVLEGNSLTLEGHKLQVLGLDGAQPDRSFVWIPSLKAVVGGVVVADNIHVWMADTQTAQSHRDWLATLQRIEQLQPSVVVPGHYLGDAAHSLAAVQFTQAYIKAFDEEAAKATDSQALIKAMNQRFPGLGEAASLELSAKVAKGEMKW encoded by the coding sequence ATGCGTACATTCAAACGGTGGCTGGCGGTTCTGGCCGTCTCGGCAGGCTTGGGCAATGCCTGGGCCTTCGCTGATGAACCGCTGCACCTGCAGGTTTACAACCCTGGCACGGCCGCCGTGTTCCCCGTCAGCTCGGTGCTAGTCAGCGGCCGTCACGAGGCCATTCTGGTGGACGCGCAATTCGGCCAGCGCCAGGCCCAGGCAGTGGTCGAGCTGATCAAGGCCAGCGGCAAGCAACTCACCACCATTTACATCAGCCATGGCGACCCGGACTACTATTTCGGCTTGCAAACCCTGACCCAGGCGTTCCCCCAGGCCAAGGTCTTGGCCTCAAAGCCCACTGTCGCCCATATCAAGGCAACGGTCGCCGATAAGCTGGCGTTCTGGGGGCCGAAAATGGGCGCTGATAAACCCACCCGTACTGTCATCCCGAATGTGCTGGAAGGTAACAGCCTGACCTTGGAAGGCCATAAGCTCCAAGTGCTGGGGTTGGACGGTGCGCAGCCAGACCGCAGCTTCGTGTGGATTCCATCCCTGAAGGCCGTGGTGGGCGGCGTGGTGGTCGCCGACAACATTCACGTCTGGATGGCCGATACCCAAACCGCGCAATCACATCGTGACTGGCTGGCAACCCTGCAACGTATCGAGCAACTGCAACCCTCGGTGGTGGTGCCAGGGCACTATCTGGGTGACGCCGCGCATTCGTTGGCAGCCGTGCAGTTTACTCAGGCCTACATCAAGGCATTTGATGAGGAGGCGGCCAAAGCGACTGACAGCCAGGCGTTGATCAAGGCCATGAACCAGCGCTTCCCGGGCTTGGGCGAAGCCGCGTCGCTGGAACTGAGTGCCAAGGTTGCCAAAGGCGAAATGAAGTGGTGA
- a CDS encoding pyridine nucleotide-disulfide oxidoreductase gives MYEQRLETTCGCVLGGAGPAGMGMLFNALKTGAIHDLARRGLIIVDASPTPGLGRLGDYQITANSVGDVFLDCLRSPEMAEVFAPLQASAAYWNIRNQAQEAPLLSEVGELLIEASNLVFEHILRLKGVQLWSSTTITEVVSDGDGYQVWVEHENSRLAIHCQSLVLNLGGHQDPQHLLDALAMQGLQLPAPHSIHSADRLLRMSPKALRAYFADTLQAGGKFTVVGGSHSAFSMLENVARALENVGLDEVTLIHRSPIRLFYESAEQAMANGYAFDPVNDVCPVSGRVNRSGGLRYRALAVGREVLERGFVGDTKVRARRFQSDGADPVQHAGASQALAESSVVIQCTGYQAVLPPMRFADGAAITLKKVTGGLDSDPSGCPCDLSGKRLHGLHLFGLGSGLGVDPLLGSEPSFAGRIYGVWQFHHDASRVVIESIIAKLERAEALAAKGQEVSRLLQWQQLMPGQNWSTLNLR, from the coding sequence ATGTATGAACAACGCCTGGAAACGACCTGCGGCTGTGTGTTGGGCGGCGCGGGGCCTGCAGGAATGGGCATGCTGTTCAATGCCCTGAAGACCGGTGCCATCCATGACCTGGCCCGCCGCGGCTTGATCATCGTGGACGCCAGCCCAACCCCGGGCCTGGGGCGCCTGGGCGATTATCAAATTACCGCGAACTCGGTGGGCGACGTGTTTCTCGACTGCCTGCGTTCGCCGGAAATGGCCGAGGTGTTCGCGCCATTGCAGGCGTCGGCGGCCTACTGGAACATCCGCAATCAGGCCCAGGAGGCCCCGCTGCTCAGTGAGGTGGGTGAACTGTTGATCGAGGCCAGCAACCTGGTGTTCGAGCACATCCTGCGCCTCAAGGGCGTGCAGTTGTGGAGCAGCACCACCATTACCGAAGTGGTCAGCGACGGTGACGGTTACCAAGTGTGGGTCGAACATGAGAACAGCCGCCTGGCCATCCATTGCCAAAGCCTGGTGCTAAACCTTGGGGGGCATCAGGACCCCCAGCACCTGCTCGATGCCTTGGCCATGCAGGGCTTGCAGTTGCCTGCACCGCATAGCATCCACAGCGCCGACCGCTTGCTGCGCATGAGCCCCAAGGCCTTGCGCGCCTACTTTGCCGACACGCTGCAGGCCGGTGGCAAATTTACCGTGGTCGGCGGCTCCCACAGCGCGTTCTCGATGCTGGAGAACGTCGCGCGGGCCTTGGAGAATGTCGGGCTGGATGAAGTGACGCTGATTCACCGCTCGCCTATCCGGTTGTTCTATGAGAGTGCTGAACAGGCCATGGCCAACGGCTACGCGTTCGACCCGGTCAATGACGTGTGCCCGGTGTCCGGCCGGGTCAACCGCTCCGGCGGCCTGCGCTACCGCGCCCTGGCCGTGGGTCGTGAGGTGCTGGAGCGCGGTTTTGTCGGCGATACCAAGGTGCGCGCCCGGCGGTTCCAGAGCGACGGTGCCGACCCCGTGCAGCATGCAGGAGCCAGCCAGGCATTGGCGGAGTCGAGCGTGGTGATCCAGTGCACCGGCTACCAGGCCGTACTGCCGCCCATGCGCTTTGCCGACGGCGCCGCGATCACCTTGAAAAAAGTCACCGGCGGCCTGGACTCCGACCCCTCCGGCTGCCCCTGCGACCTGTCCGGCAAGCGCCTGCATGGTTTGCACCTGTTCGGCCTGGGCTCGGGCCTGGGCGTCGACCCATTGCTGGGCAGCGAGCCATCGTTCGCCGGGCGTATCTACGGGGTCTGGCAATTCCACCATGACGCCAGCCGCGTGGTGATCGAATCGATCATCGCCAAACTGGAACGGGCCGAGGCACTGGCGGCCAAGGGGCAGGAGGTGAGCCGGCTATTGCAATGGCAGCAGTTGATGCCGGGTCAGAACTGGAGCACGTTGAACTTGCGTTGA